In Myxococcus guangdongensis, one genomic interval encodes:
- a CDS encoding neutral/alkaline non-lysosomal ceramidase N-terminal domain-containing protein — protein sequence MVFPRRASWRSLFPLVLLTVGAAYALGSWNWCGTWAERAPVLVSQVKAEGPLRAGAAKVALVPPFPVVVAGYSPPRPDATQSDPPLHARAVVFEVEGSRVGLVSLELLLITDVVTARVREHAKTLGLQDVLVLATHTHSSLGGYDSRLVSQLVGTGRYREDSEATVVAAASAALGQAASSLTDVTLELGEAKESSYVYTRSGGTAPDGTLTRAVLRGASAPVAELLFFAAHPAMVPRQRAYVDPDYPGRLSTLRESEGSGVTLLLQGAVGNASVAYSEGQGLERVSGFARALSELAGKAPLASAGASVRLSLARAEAVMPRPDASRLVPAFTRAAGDNLLCSSAERVAEVSALVLGPLELVTVPGEPTVDAGAELVRRTGASGVLGLAGGYVGYVETPDLVNANGGESRRQYFGPALLERLGVAAELAASTAGFTR from the coding sequence ATGGTGTTCCCACGACGAGCCTCCTGGCGTTCCCTGTTTCCCCTGGTCTTGCTCACCGTGGGTGCCGCTTATGCCTTGGGTTCCTGGAACTGGTGCGGCACGTGGGCGGAGCGCGCGCCGGTGCTGGTGTCGCAGGTGAAGGCGGAGGGGCCGCTGCGCGCGGGCGCGGCGAAGGTGGCCCTGGTGCCGCCGTTCCCGGTGGTGGTGGCGGGCTACTCGCCGCCGCGCCCCGATGCGACGCAGTCCGACCCTCCGCTCCATGCGCGCGCGGTGGTGTTTGAGGTGGAGGGCTCGCGGGTGGGGTTGGTGTCGCTGGAGCTGCTGCTCATCACGGATGTGGTGACGGCGCGGGTGCGCGAGCACGCGAAGACGCTGGGGCTGCAGGATGTGTTGGTGTTGGCCACGCACACGCACTCGTCGCTCGGGGGATATGACTCCCGGCTGGTGTCGCAGCTCGTCGGGACGGGGCGTTATCGGGAGGACTCGGAAGCGACGGTGGTGGCCGCGGCGAGCGCGGCGCTCGGGCAGGCCGCCTCCTCGCTCACGGACGTGACGCTGGAGCTGGGCGAGGCGAAGGAGTCCTCGTATGTCTACACGCGCTCGGGTGGCACCGCGCCGGATGGGACGCTGACGCGCGCGGTGCTGCGGGGGGCGTCCGCGCCGGTGGCGGAGCTGCTCTTCTTCGCGGCGCACCCGGCGATGGTGCCCCGGCAGCGCGCGTACGTGGACCCGGACTATCCGGGCCGCTTGAGCACGCTGCGCGAGTCAGAGGGCAGCGGCGTGACGCTGTTGTTGCAGGGCGCGGTGGGCAACGCGTCGGTGGCCTACTCGGAAGGGCAGGGATTGGAGCGGGTGTCGGGCTTCGCTCGGGCCTTGTCGGAGCTGGCGGGCAAGGCGCCCCTGGCTTCGGCGGGGGCGTCGGTGCGGCTGTCGCTGGCGCGCGCGGAGGCGGTGATGCCCCGGCCGGATGCGTCGCGGCTGGTGCCGGCCTTCACTCGGGCGGCGGGGGATAACTTGTTGTGCAGCTCGGCCGAGCGTGTGGCCGAGGTGTCCGCGTTGGTGCTGGGGCCGCTGGAGCTGGTGACGGTGCCGGGCGAGCCCACGGTGGACGCGGGCGCGGAGCTGGTGCGGCGCACGGGGGCCTCGGGCGTGCTGGGGCTCGCGGGCGGTTACGTGGGCTACGTGGAGACGCCGGACCTGGTGAACGCGAACGGTGGAGAGTCGCGCAGGCAGTACTTCGGCCCCGCGTTGTTGGAGCGGCTGGGCGTGGCGGCGGAGCTGGCCGCGAGCACGGCGGGCTTCACGCGCTGA
- a CDS encoding biotin/lipoyl-containing protein, protein MRYFTKQQGQKEAVPVDLEALGGERYKLTVNGVTYQVDALALEHGTMSMLVDGQSYSVEFEENGDEVGVLLRGQVSRFDVADERRLRLRAGTAGFSVEGKQLVTAPMPGKVVKVLVKVGDEVKEGQGLVVVEAMKMENELKSPKAGKVTELFAKEGTTVENNAKLVVVE, encoded by the coding sequence ATGCGCTATTTCACGAAGCAGCAGGGACAGAAGGAAGCGGTGCCGGTGGACCTGGAGGCGCTGGGCGGCGAGCGCTACAAGCTCACCGTCAACGGCGTCACGTACCAGGTGGACGCGCTCGCGCTCGAGCACGGCACCATGAGCATGTTGGTGGACGGCCAGTCCTACAGCGTCGAGTTCGAGGAGAACGGCGACGAGGTGGGCGTGCTCTTGCGCGGTCAGGTGAGTCGCTTCGACGTGGCGGACGAGCGTCGGCTGCGGCTGCGCGCGGGCACGGCGGGCTTCTCCGTGGAGGGCAAGCAGCTGGTCACCGCGCCCATGCCGGGCAAGGTGGTGAAGGTGCTGGTGAAGGTGGGCGACGAGGTGAAGGAGGGCCAGGGCCTGGTGGTGGTGGAGGCCATGAAGATGGAGAACGAGCTCAAGAGCCCCAAGGCGGGCAAGGTGACCGAGCTGTTCGCCAAGGAAGGCACCACCGTGGAGAACAACGCGAAGCTCGTCGTCGTCGAGTAG
- the yhbY gene encoding ribosome assembly RNA-binding protein YhbY, with translation MSLTGKQRRHLRALGHHLEPVVIVGQSGVTEGVIAAVEQALHDHELIKVKINEGPESRQEAAARLAEGTSAELAQLLGRTALLFKKRKEKSKFEKF, from the coding sequence GTGTCGCTCACCGGGAAGCAACGCCGCCATCTGCGCGCGCTCGGACACCACCTGGAGCCGGTGGTCATCGTCGGTCAATCCGGCGTCACCGAGGGCGTCATCGCCGCCGTCGAGCAGGCGCTGCACGACCACGAGCTCATCAAGGTGAAGATCAACGAGGGCCCCGAGTCGCGCCAGGAAGCCGCCGCGCGCCTCGCCGAGGGCACCAGCGCCGAGCTCGCCCAGCTGTTGGGCCGCACGGCGCTGCTCTTCAAGAAGCGCAAGGAGAAGTCCAAGTTCGAGAAGTTCTGA
- a CDS encoding crotonase/enoyl-CoA hydratase family protein: MSPSDPRITLEVRGHLALIGIHRPEKRNAFDVGMLRGLSSAVTEADRHSDVRCMVLFAVGDHFSAGLDLASVAPALSSGEPLYAEGFIDPWGIQGPPRTKPLVLAVQGLCLTLSIELILAADITVASEDARFGQIEIKRGIFPFGGATVRFPQRAGWGNAMRWLLTGDEFDAREAYRIGLVQEVVERGRHLERALALAETVAKQAPLGVQATLASARQAVHEGPDAARAALLPRLLELVATEDAAEGVQSFLERREARFSGK; the protein is encoded by the coding sequence ATGAGCCCGTCGGACCCTCGCATCACCCTGGAAGTGCGCGGACACCTCGCCCTCATCGGCATCCATCGCCCGGAGAAGCGCAACGCGTTCGATGTGGGCATGCTGCGGGGACTCTCGTCCGCGGTGACGGAGGCGGACCGGCACTCGGACGTGCGGTGCATGGTCCTCTTCGCGGTGGGAGACCACTTCTCGGCGGGGCTGGACCTCGCGAGCGTCGCGCCCGCGCTCTCCAGCGGAGAGCCGCTCTACGCGGAGGGGTTCATCGACCCTTGGGGCATCCAGGGCCCGCCGCGCACCAAGCCCCTGGTGCTCGCCGTCCAGGGACTGTGCCTCACGCTGTCCATCGAGCTCATCCTCGCGGCGGACATCACCGTGGCCTCGGAGGACGCGCGCTTCGGACAGATTGAAATCAAGCGCGGCATCTTCCCGTTCGGCGGCGCCACCGTGCGCTTCCCTCAGCGCGCCGGCTGGGGCAACGCCATGCGATGGCTGCTCACCGGTGACGAGTTCGACGCGCGCGAGGCTTACCGCATCGGCCTGGTGCAAGAGGTGGTGGAGCGCGGCCGGCACCTGGAGCGGGCGCTGGCCCTGGCCGAGACAGTGGCGAAGCAGGCTCCGCTGGGCGTGCAGGCGACGCTCGCGTCCGCGCGACAGGCGGTGCACGAAGGGCCCGACGCAGCCAGGGCCGCGCTGCTGCCCCGGCTGTTGGAGCTGGTGGCGACGGAGGACGCCGCGGAGGGCGTCCAGTCCTTCCTCGAGCGCCGCGAGGCCCGCTTCAGCGGCAAGTGA
- a CDS encoding YfbM family protein produces the protein MEMLCTLRSVTEAQRGALLQAPERLEDFLDDDEDFGDPTGGAFLELDIGEAWHALQYLLTGTAWEGGAPLDFLVRGGDDVGDIPSDEGTARVFAPTQVKALATALKDVSENTLRRRFDPAKMQAQDIYPGTWDEPPEDSDPLEEVLSYFEELQKFVAQVSRRDGALLVHIG, from the coding sequence ATGGAGATGCTCTGCACCTTGCGCAGCGTCACGGAGGCGCAGCGCGGCGCCCTGCTTCAGGCCCCCGAGCGCCTGGAGGACTTCCTCGACGACGACGAGGACTTCGGAGACCCCACGGGCGGAGCGTTCCTGGAGCTGGACATCGGCGAGGCGTGGCACGCCCTCCAGTACCTGCTCACCGGCACCGCCTGGGAGGGCGGCGCGCCTCTGGACTTCCTCGTGCGCGGCGGTGACGACGTGGGCGACATCCCCTCCGACGAGGGCACCGCGCGCGTCTTCGCGCCCACCCAGGTGAAGGCGCTCGCCACCGCGCTCAAGGACGTCTCCGAGAACACGCTGCGCCGCCGCTTCGACCCGGCGAAGATGCAGGCCCAGGACATCTACCCCGGCACCTGGGACGAGCCGCCCGAGGACAGCGACCCGCTCGAGGAGGTGCTCTCCTACTTCGAGGAGCTCCAGAAGTTCGTCGCCCAGGTGTCCCGCCGCGACGGCGCGCTGCTGGTGCACATCGGCTGA
- a CDS encoding zinc-dependent metalloprotease: MRGRKRFSRCSWVGVLSLALMWGTGCGEAPPDTPDVALPDEVLEGAFVAVPREVGSAERQQVEEKLRGVVEDSGRGFYLAIRRDQLASKWFLSAYIQQYHPGGASYFAANSLGTRVVSFKEQNGKLFVLDVDDRKVLSDIFDPQVLVEAYPIVEHHAPFHRRRGSEQYVLIDPAAGLNRFGVMGDLNAVMMRAQFQVELSLAQKLRPIADGVTFEQVFTGYSNLPDDASRLYLEENPFRTSGTLSIALRRYRESPGYVPTPSPAREHYFLSEPKLIPNTGGATERVATKWAIQPGMTPIRWNITPSLLTVQADPRFQAYDLVGAVKRGIEGWNAAFGFPVLQTVMGDSSSDFGRDDENHLIVDPDRAAAFAFADWRTHPNTGEIRGASIYLGSNWLEVAHQTFSGDVGALVAAGRPASSLRMSWAGMGGETRCDFHAEALLEQGEQVAELLAEPGSPLTKKQKVEAYLTYLVLHEVGHTLGLRHNFAGSRVYDGGATGPRSNSVMEYLDPRDAVYGDAPGAYDVQAVRYLYGLSPDLPTQPFCTDVDTRSDPYCTQYDRTDEPLTKFHVPALNVAMNTLLNISHPLLYASLAGRFNATANPVLQFVRAGSPAVQAQAYQLAMQQVRPPLVIPMGAPAHYASRADDLARRLLARLYLDPAAQRGPFSANPPDSPALTSLVLADVQGILLNADGVRGYAARRAMVDILKLQQTLAAYSLLMSARDTLTAALPTLSTEDRLQTTDLIARITAALSPYYR, translated from the coding sequence ATGCGCGGACGCAAGCGGTTCTCTCGGTGCTCGTGGGTGGGAGTGTTGTCGCTGGCCCTGATGTGGGGGACGGGGTGTGGCGAGGCCCCGCCCGACACGCCGGACGTGGCGCTGCCGGACGAGGTGCTGGAGGGGGCCTTCGTGGCGGTGCCCCGGGAGGTGGGGAGCGCCGAGCGGCAGCAGGTGGAAGAGAAGCTGCGAGGCGTGGTGGAGGACTCGGGGCGCGGCTTCTACCTGGCCATCCGCCGGGACCAACTGGCGTCGAAGTGGTTCTTGTCCGCGTACATCCAGCAGTACCACCCGGGAGGCGCCTCCTACTTCGCGGCCAACTCGCTGGGCACGCGCGTGGTGAGCTTCAAGGAGCAGAACGGCAAGCTGTTCGTCCTGGACGTGGATGACCGCAAGGTCTTGAGCGACATCTTCGACCCGCAGGTGCTGGTGGAGGCGTATCCCATCGTGGAGCACCACGCGCCGTTCCACCGGCGGCGAGGCTCGGAGCAGTACGTGCTCATCGACCCGGCGGCGGGGCTCAACCGCTTCGGGGTGATGGGGGACCTGAACGCGGTGATGATGCGCGCGCAGTTCCAGGTGGAGCTGAGCCTGGCGCAGAAGCTGCGGCCCATCGCGGACGGCGTCACCTTCGAGCAGGTCTTCACCGGCTACTCGAACCTGCCGGACGACGCGTCGCGTCTGTACCTGGAGGAGAACCCCTTCCGCACGTCGGGCACGCTGAGCATCGCGCTGCGCCGCTACCGGGAGAGCCCGGGCTACGTGCCCACGCCCTCGCCCGCGCGGGAGCACTACTTCCTGAGCGAGCCCAAGCTGATACCGAACACGGGGGGCGCCACCGAGCGCGTGGCCACGAAGTGGGCCATCCAGCCGGGCATGACGCCCATCCGCTGGAACATCACCCCCAGCCTGCTCACGGTGCAGGCGGACCCGCGCTTCCAGGCGTACGACCTGGTGGGCGCCGTGAAGCGCGGCATCGAGGGGTGGAACGCGGCCTTCGGCTTCCCGGTGCTCCAGACAGTGATGGGGGACAGCTCGAGCGACTTCGGTCGGGATGACGAGAACCACCTCATCGTCGACCCGGACCGCGCGGCGGCCTTCGCCTTCGCCGACTGGCGGACCCACCCGAACACCGGTGAGATTCGCGGCGCCAGCATCTACCTGGGCAGCAACTGGTTGGAGGTGGCGCACCAGACCTTCTCAGGGGACGTGGGCGCGCTGGTGGCGGCCGGGCGGCCCGCCTCGTCGCTGCGGATGTCCTGGGCCGGCATGGGGGGCGAGACGCGGTGTGACTTCCACGCGGAGGCGCTGCTCGAACAGGGCGAGCAGGTCGCGGAGCTCCTCGCCGAGCCCGGCTCGCCGTTGACGAAGAAGCAGAAGGTGGAGGCGTACCTCACGTACCTGGTGTTGCACGAGGTGGGGCACACGCTGGGGTTGCGGCACAACTTCGCGGGCTCACGCGTGTACGACGGTGGCGCGACGGGGCCGCGCTCCAACTCGGTGATGGAGTACCTGGACCCTCGGGATGCCGTGTACGGCGACGCGCCGGGGGCCTACGACGTGCAGGCGGTGCGCTACCTCTACGGCTTGTCCCCGGACCTGCCCACGCAGCCGTTCTGCACGGACGTGGACACGCGGAGCGACCCGTACTGCACCCAGTATGACCGCACCGATGAGCCGCTGACGAAGTTCCATGTGCCCGCGCTGAACGTGGCGATGAACACCCTGCTGAACATCTCGCACCCGCTCCTGTATGCGTCGTTGGCGGGCCGGTTCAACGCGACGGCGAACCCCGTGCTCCAGTTCGTGCGCGCGGGCAGTCCGGCGGTGCAGGCGCAGGCGTATCAGTTGGCGATGCAGCAGGTGCGCCCGCCGCTGGTCATCCCCATGGGGGCGCCCGCCCACTATGCGTCGCGCGCGGATGACCTGGCGCGCAGGCTCCTGGCGCGGCTGTATCTGGACCCGGCGGCGCAGCGCGGCCCCTTCAGCGCCAACCCGCCCGACTCCCCCGCGCTGACGTCGCTGGTGCTGGCGGACGTGCAGGGCATCCTGCTCAACGCGGATGGGGTGCGAGGCTATGCCGCGCGCCGCGCCATGGTGGACATCCTGAAGCTGCAGCAGACGCTGGCCGCGTACTCCCTCCTGATGTCCGCGCGTGACACGCTCACCGCCGCGCTGCCCACGCTGAGCACCGAGGACCGGCTGCAGACGACGGACCTGATTGCCCGCATCACCGCCGCGCTGTCGCCGTACTACCGCTGA
- a CDS encoding TSUP family transporter, with amino-acid sequence MVDAIAGGGGLITLPALLTAGLPPHVALGTNKGQSVFGSFAALVRFSRSGLVDWKLARVTFPFGLGGAFAGAALVLLVKPEVLKPLVLVLLIAVAVFLAFRRAPKSAAHAEPSPRSRAQAIGALIALAVGTYDGFFGPGTGTFLIVGFNTLLGHGLARASADAKVVNFASNLASVLLFSLKGVVLWKVALPMAAAQFTGAWLGAHLAVKGGDTLVRKVVLAVVLALVLKLGHDVVLG; translated from the coding sequence ATGGTGGATGCCATCGCCGGTGGTGGTGGGCTCATCACGCTGCCCGCGCTCCTGACGGCGGGACTGCCTCCGCACGTGGCGCTGGGCACCAACAAGGGTCAGTCCGTGTTCGGCTCGTTCGCGGCGCTGGTGCGCTTCTCGCGCTCGGGGCTGGTGGACTGGAAGCTGGCGCGCGTGACGTTCCCCTTCGGCCTGGGGGGCGCCTTCGCGGGCGCGGCGCTGGTGCTGCTGGTGAAGCCGGAGGTGCTCAAGCCGCTGGTGCTGGTGTTGCTCATCGCGGTGGCGGTGTTCCTCGCCTTCCGCCGCGCGCCCAAGAGCGCCGCGCACGCGGAGCCCTCGCCCCGCTCCCGCGCGCAGGCCATCGGCGCGCTCATCGCGCTGGCCGTGGGCACCTATGACGGGTTCTTCGGTCCGGGGACGGGCACGTTCCTCATCGTCGGCTTCAACACGCTGCTCGGCCACGGCCTGGCGCGCGCGTCCGCGGACGCGAAGGTGGTGAACTTCGCCTCCAACCTGGCGTCCGTCCTCCTGTTCTCGCTCAAGGGCGTGGTGCTGTGGAAGGTGGCGCTGCCCATGGCCGCGGCGCAGTTCACCGGCGCGTGGCTGGGCGCGCACCTGGCGGTGAAGGGCGGGGACACCCTGGTGCGCAAGGTGGTGCTCGCCGTGGTGCTGGCGCTGGTGCTGAAGCTGGGGCACGACGTGGTGCTGGGCTGA
- a CDS encoding J domain-containing protein, whose product MPSQGQLEQTSPLNLYGRIASAEQTGLLKLALADRVTLIHFRKGNPEFVDSNHAEDSLGTSLMGARLLTPEQLQQAEAAKERFGGDLLAALFGLGLLQPATAFSILAQRASSILFKGLRAESGMFAFELRELAGNKAMPLGNRWAVLSDTVRRMPSADIKRRLMPVLNLPIMKSGGMVAASELRLTPHEVRALTVIDGVRSVSQLLADFPQDADHLLRLAFLLRELDAVSFAAARTVPATAAGPSVAAQPGPAPASPPTAAQPARPATPPAAQAPSTAPGNPPGAGAPQAARPGNPPGAAAPAAARPGTPPGAAAPRPPPVVGAAAPARPASPPPAAARPAPPTVSGPAPGADEIPALKQLAMALKQQTHFQRLGLAEQADGSAVKVAYFRLAKLYHPDTLPQGAPPELEKLKAEVFAYIGDAYRTLSDDKSRAAYLEELKSGGAGAEVDINAILMAEELFQKSCILVKARKFPEAVKMLNEAIQLNAEEAEFYAWRGYARFFTAADKKAAQPEAFREIQNAIKRNERCAPAHYFLGVIAKLTGDTTGALKHFKRTVDLQPDHIDAQREIRMAAQKK is encoded by the coding sequence ATGCCCTCGCAGGGTCAGCTCGAGCAGACCTCGCCGCTGAACCTCTACGGCCGCATCGCCTCCGCGGAGCAGACGGGCCTGCTCAAGCTGGCGCTCGCGGACCGGGTCACCCTGATTCACTTCCGCAAGGGCAACCCGGAGTTCGTCGACTCCAACCACGCCGAGGACTCGCTGGGCACCTCGCTGATGGGCGCGCGGCTGCTCACGCCCGAGCAGCTCCAGCAAGCCGAGGCCGCCAAGGAGCGCTTCGGCGGAGACCTGCTCGCCGCGCTCTTCGGACTGGGTCTGCTCCAGCCCGCCACCGCGTTCTCGATTCTGGCGCAGCGCGCCTCCAGCATCCTGTTCAAGGGCCTGCGCGCCGAGTCCGGCATGTTCGCCTTCGAGCTGCGGGAGCTGGCCGGCAACAAGGCCATGCCGCTGGGCAACCGGTGGGCGGTGCTCAGCGACACCGTGCGCCGCATGCCCTCCGCGGACATCAAGCGTCGGCTGATGCCCGTGCTCAACCTGCCCATCATGAAGTCGGGCGGGATGGTGGCCGCGAGCGAGCTGCGGCTGACGCCGCACGAGGTTCGCGCGCTCACGGTCATCGACGGGGTGCGCTCGGTGTCGCAGCTCCTCGCGGACTTCCCGCAGGACGCCGACCACCTGCTGCGCCTGGCCTTCCTGCTGCGCGAACTGGACGCGGTGTCCTTCGCGGCCGCGCGCACGGTCCCCGCGACGGCGGCGGGCCCCTCGGTCGCGGCGCAGCCCGGACCGGCCCCCGCCTCGCCCCCCACGGCCGCACAGCCCGCCCGCCCCGCCACGCCTCCCGCGGCCCAGGCTCCGTCCACCGCGCCCGGAAATCCCCCAGGAGCGGGTGCACCGCAGGCCGCGCGTCCAGGCAATCCGCCCGGAGCCGCGGCGCCGGCGGCGGCCCGTCCGGGTACTCCCCCTGGAGCCGCCGCCCCGCGTCCGCCGCCCGTCGTCGGAGCAGCAGCGCCAGCGCGTCCAGCGAGCCCCCCGCCCGCCGCGGCGCGTCCGGCGCCGCCCACGGTCTCCGGCCCTGCGCCCGGCGCCGACGAGATTCCGGCGCTCAAGCAGCTCGCGATGGCGTTGAAGCAGCAGACCCACTTCCAGCGGCTCGGGTTGGCGGAGCAGGCGGACGGCAGCGCGGTCAAGGTCGCGTACTTCCGTCTGGCCAAGCTGTACCACCCGGACACGCTCCCGCAGGGGGCGCCGCCGGAGCTCGAGAAGCTCAAGGCCGAGGTGTTCGCCTACATCGGCGATGCGTACCGGACGCTGTCCGACGACAAGAGCCGGGCGGCCTATCTCGAGGAGCTGAAGAGCGGTGGGGCCGGGGCGGAGGTGGACATCAACGCCATCCTGATGGCGGAGGAGCTCTTCCAGAAGTCGTGCATCCTGGTGAAGGCGCGCAAGTTCCCGGAGGCCGTGAAGATGTTGAACGAGGCCATCCAGCTCAACGCCGAGGAGGCGGAGTTCTACGCCTGGCGGGGTTATGCGCGGTTCTTCACGGCGGCGGACAAGAAGGCGGCGCAGCCGGAGGCGTTCCGGGAAATCCAGAACGCCATCAAGCGCAACGAGCGGTGTGCGCCGGCGCACTACTTCCTCGGGGTGATTGCGAAGCTGACGGGAGACACCACGGGGGCGCTGAAGCACTTCAAGCGGACCGTGGACCTTCAGCCAGACCACATCGACGCTCAGCGGGAGATTCGCATGGCGGCCCAGAAGAAGTAG
- the accC gene encoding acetyl-CoA carboxylase biotin carboxylase subunit gives MPKIRKVLVANRGEIAIRVMRTCKELGIATVAVYSEADRAALHVRTADQAIFVGPPPSRESYLVQQRILDAAKASGADAIHPGYGFLSENASFVRACEAAGITFIGPPASAMDAMGEKTRARANMIKAGVPVVPGTTEPIATEAEAREYAQKIGFPIMLKAAGGGGGKGMRRVEKLEDLESAWRSAKSEALNSFGNDAVYIEKYLEKPHHVEIQVFADTHGNVIHLNERECSAQRRHQKVVEETPSPILTPELRSKMGEVAVKAAKAVNYVGAGTVEFLVDVHRNFYFLEMNTRLQVEHPVTEWVTGLDLVALQIKVAEGEKLPLLQAPEPQGHSIEVRVYAEDPARNFMPSPGKITYLRVPGGPNVRDDSGVFPGYTVPNVYDPMISKLSVWAPTRREAIARAQRALSEYVVKGITTNIRYLRAILAHPEFVEGDYDTGFLGREHTTLQGVEDPKLSEMALLAGVVYAHQRDAKRAKTLPGAKAASSSDTGRVSAWRQSLRSRRR, from the coding sequence ATGCCCAAGATCCGCAAAGTGCTCGTCGCCAATCGCGGCGAGATCGCCATCCGGGTGATGCGCACCTGCAAGGAGCTCGGCATCGCCACCGTGGCGGTGTACTCGGAGGCGGACCGCGCCGCCCTGCATGTCCGCACCGCGGACCAGGCCATCTTCGTCGGCCCTCCGCCCTCCCGGGAGAGCTACCTGGTCCAGCAGCGCATCCTCGACGCCGCCAAGGCCTCCGGCGCGGACGCCATCCACCCCGGCTATGGCTTCCTCTCCGAGAACGCGTCGTTCGTGCGCGCCTGCGAGGCCGCCGGCATCACCTTCATCGGCCCGCCGGCGTCCGCCATGGACGCCATGGGTGAGAAGACCCGCGCCCGCGCGAACATGATCAAGGCGGGCGTGCCCGTCGTCCCCGGCACCACCGAGCCCATCGCCACCGAGGCCGAGGCGCGCGAGTACGCGCAGAAGATTGGCTTCCCCATCATGCTCAAGGCCGCGGGCGGCGGCGGCGGCAAGGGCATGCGCCGCGTCGAGAAGCTCGAGGACCTCGAGTCCGCGTGGCGCTCCGCCAAGAGCGAGGCGCTCAACTCCTTCGGCAACGACGCGGTCTACATCGAGAAGTATCTCGAGAAGCCACACCACGTCGAAATCCAGGTGTTCGCCGACACGCACGGCAACGTCATCCACCTGAACGAGCGCGAGTGCTCGGCGCAGCGCCGTCACCAGAAGGTGGTGGAGGAGACGCCCAGCCCCATCCTCACGCCGGAGCTGCGCTCGAAGATGGGCGAGGTCGCGGTGAAGGCGGCCAAGGCCGTCAACTACGTGGGCGCCGGGACGGTGGAGTTCCTGGTCGACGTGCACCGCAACTTCTACTTCCTGGAGATGAACACCCGCCTCCAGGTGGAGCACCCGGTGACGGAGTGGGTGACGGGGCTGGACCTGGTCGCGCTGCAGATCAAGGTCGCCGAGGGCGAGAAGCTGCCCCTGCTCCAGGCGCCCGAGCCTCAGGGTCACTCCATCGAGGTGCGCGTGTACGCGGAGGACCCGGCGCGCAACTTCATGCCCAGCCCGGGCAAGATCACGTACCTGCGCGTGCCGGGCGGTCCCAACGTGCGCGACGACTCGGGCGTGTTCCCCGGGTACACGGTGCCCAACGTCTACGACCCGATGATCTCCAAGCTGTCCGTGTGGGCTCCCACGCGGCGCGAGGCGATTGCCCGGGCGCAGCGCGCGCTGTCCGAGTACGTGGTGAAGGGCATCACCACCAACATCCGCTACCTGCGGGCGATTCTCGCGCACCCGGAGTTCGTCGAGGGCGACTACGACACGGGCTTCCTCGGCCGCGAGCACACCACGCTGCAGGGCGTGGAGGACCCGAAGCTCAGCGAGATGGCGCTGCTGGCCGGCGTCGTCTACGCGCACCAGCGCGACGCCAAGCGCGCCAAGACGCTCCCCGGCGCCAAGGCCGCGAGCAGCTCCGACACGGGCCGGGTCAGCGCCTGGCGTCAGTCGCTGCGCTCGCGTCGCCGCTAA